In Halorussus limi, a genomic segment contains:
- a CDS encoding TIGR04282 family arsenosugar biosynthesis glycosyltransferase yields the protein MTVIAVFADPPRPGLVLPELAESSPLSEEEAADLYAAMLKDTVRAAERSGGELLVNYRDEESADASDRSAEAEVRALVTDALSDHDEARFEVQVGSTFAARAGNTVSHLLGEEDAQSAAVVPGTAPMLTRKEIDSAAMKLRRNEVVLGPSERGRVHFAGFTDTIDFEGAYASPAVETLTDRAVDAGHEVGFLPTETRVATGTDLLSLVPELNARAAAGRIVPEHTATLLREWGLRVADGDAGPELVRTQTDSS from the coding sequence ATGACTGTCATCGCCGTCTTCGCGGACCCGCCGCGGCCGGGGCTGGTACTGCCGGAACTCGCCGAGTCGTCGCCGCTCTCGGAGGAGGAGGCGGCCGACCTCTACGCCGCGATGCTGAAAGACACCGTCCGAGCGGCCGAGCGGAGCGGCGGCGAACTCCTCGTCAACTACCGCGACGAGGAGTCCGCCGACGCGAGCGACCGGAGCGCCGAGGCGGAGGTCCGGGCGCTCGTCACCGACGCTCTCTCGGACCACGACGAGGCCCGGTTCGAGGTGCAGGTCGGGTCGACGTTCGCCGCCCGCGCGGGCAACACCGTCTCGCACCTGCTCGGCGAGGAAGACGCCCAGTCGGCCGCGGTCGTCCCCGGCACCGCGCCGATGCTCACCCGGAAGGAAATCGACAGCGCCGCGATGAAACTCCGGCGCAACGAGGTGGTCCTCGGGCCGAGCGAGCGCGGCCGGGTCCACTTCGCCGGCTTCACCGACACCATCGACTTCGAGGGCGCCTACGCTTCGCCCGCGGTCGAGACGCTGACCGACCGCGCGGTCGATGCAGGCCACGAGGTCGGGTTCCTCCCGACCGAGACCCGGGTGGCGACGGGGACCGACCTCCTCTCGCTCGTGCCCGAACTCAACGCCCGCGCCGCGGCCGGACGCATCGTTCCGGAACACACCGCGACCCTGCTCCGCGAGTGGGGCCTGCGGGTCGCGGACGGCGACGCCGGCCCCGAGTTGGTTCGAACGCAGACCGACAGTTCTTAG
- a CDS encoding uracil-DNA glycosylase — MDANQQTRSNPFGMDADCENCPELCATRERVVHGYGDVGADFLFVGEAPGPGADRTGVPFTGDERGEALQHVLGLLGLNNSLPSADDPELENAFLTYLARCRDPDRSPTDDEIRTCEPYLNAEIRMINPEILVPVGQRALTEIATEYTTTPAEEFDASADHATTIRGRGFEIVPMTDPLDQTDAEREAFLDHFSSLMDRDYRQTKGRRGR; from the coding sequence ATGGACGCGAACCAGCAGACTCGCTCGAACCCGTTCGGGATGGACGCCGACTGCGAGAACTGCCCGGAACTCTGTGCGACCCGCGAGCGGGTCGTCCACGGGTACGGCGACGTGGGCGCGGACTTCCTGTTCGTCGGCGAGGCGCCCGGTCCGGGCGCCGACCGGACGGGCGTCCCCTTCACGGGCGACGAGCGCGGCGAGGCCCTCCAGCACGTCCTCGGTCTGCTCGGTCTCAACAACTCCCTGCCGAGCGCCGACGACCCCGAACTCGAAAACGCCTTTCTGACCTACCTCGCGCGGTGTCGGGACCCCGACCGGTCGCCGACCGACGACGAGATTCGGACCTGCGAGCCCTACCTCAACGCCGAGATTCGCATGATAAACCCCGAAATCCTCGTGCCGGTCGGCCAGCGCGCGCTGACCGAAATCGCGACCGAGTACACCACGACCCCCGCCGAGGAGTTCGACGCGAGCGCGGACCACGCGACGACGATTCGGGGCCGGGGCTTCGAAATCGTCCCGATGACCGACCCGCTCGACCAGACCGACGCCGAACGCGAGGCGTTCCTCGACCACTTCTCGTCGCTGATGGACCGGGACTACCGCCAGACGAAGGGTCGGCGGGGTCGCTGA
- a CDS encoding helix-turn-helix domain-containing protein, translated as MQDTRLVRTCVDGDPHTLVQRRTSDENSRFDVLFDLLTETPTETVAVTYRQSERFLHEWRDRVDRPPRNVGVVSVGEQMRSSAATSAPLSADRTPLRGVADPTDTDELRDAVTGYIDAWPDEGRTVVYFDSLTDLLGHLDAASAAAFLPEFLRALDARDAVGYFCLRPAAHDRRVVRQVASLFDTVVETVEAQTAGVARPSVDDCFEAVADPRRRWVLDAVADGDPISVPDLADRVAARSSVAYERAATSLRHVHLPKLAEFGMVAHDRERDRVAPGDRFERVEPYLRKALGTDDDRY; from the coding sequence GTGCAAGATACGAGACTCGTCCGGACGTGCGTAGACGGCGACCCGCATACACTGGTCCAGCGCCGGACGAGCGACGAGAACTCGCGATTCGACGTACTGTTCGACCTCCTGACCGAGACGCCCACCGAGACGGTCGCGGTGACCTACCGACAGTCCGAGCGCTTCCTCCACGAGTGGCGCGACCGGGTTGACCGTCCGCCCCGGAACGTCGGCGTCGTCAGCGTCGGCGAACAGATGCGCTCCTCGGCCGCCACGTCCGCGCCGCTGTCTGCCGACCGGACGCCGCTCCGGGGCGTGGCGGACCCGACCGACACCGACGAACTGCGCGACGCCGTGACGGGGTATATCGACGCGTGGCCCGACGAGGGCCGAACCGTCGTCTACTTCGACTCGCTGACCGACCTTCTCGGCCACCTCGACGCCGCGTCGGCCGCCGCGTTTCTCCCCGAGTTCCTCCGCGCCCTCGACGCCCGCGACGCGGTCGGCTACTTCTGCCTGCGACCCGCGGCCCACGACCGACGCGTCGTCCGCCAGGTGGCCTCGCTGTTCGACACGGTCGTCGAGACCGTCGAGGCCCAGACTGCCGGGGTCGCCCGCCCTTCGGTCGACGACTGCTTCGAGGCCGTCGCCGACCCCCGTCGCCGCTGGGTCCTCGACGCGGTCGCGGACGGCGACCCGATTTCCGTTCCGGACCTCGCCGACCGGGTCGCCGCCCGGAGTTCGGTGGCCTACGAGCGGGCCGCCACCTCCCTCCGCCACGTCCACCTGCCGAAACTCGCCGAGTTCGGGATGGTCGCCCACGACCGGGAACGCGACCGAGTCGCGCCGGGCGACCGCTTCGAGCGGGTCGAACCGTACCTCCGGAAGGCGCTCGGCACCGACGACGACCGGTACTGA
- a CDS encoding HalOD1 output domain-containing protein — translation MGNDIDDNPGLTEAPDRSGVYRATYDPDGPAMLSDVVIEAIAEVADVDPTTTVIPVADRIDPDALDSLFVDSEGEAQATFRVCGLEVLVRSDGRVRIVDEPVSDDE, via the coding sequence ATGGGAAATGATATCGACGATAACCCGGGCCTGACCGAAGCGCCCGACCGTTCCGGCGTCTACCGCGCGACGTACGACCCGGACGGTCCGGCGATGCTGAGCGACGTCGTCATCGAAGCGATAGCCGAAGTCGCGGACGTCGACCCGACGACGACGGTCATCCCGGTCGCCGACAGAATCGACCCGGACGCACTCGACTCGCTGTTCGTCGACAGCGAGGGCGAGGCCCAGGCTACCTTCCGCGTCTGCGGCCTCGAAGTCCTCGTGCGGAGCGACGGACGCGTCCGAATCGTAGACGAACCGGTATCGGACGACGAGTGA
- a CDS encoding twin-arginine translocation signal domain-containing protein has translation MTENTSRRRFLKAAAATGALAGLNATVLAQGQNEEVILLGGYTQGWQGYRLPGGASASGTANPTLTLQEGTTYTLMWQNGDGVGHNFAIQDSQGNNLQVLEPLTVQADTFSQINQTSEDQNVTLDITGGNVTGVSNGTGGNMTGGNATGGQQTTQSLVAKTQILSEEGAVQAVRFTATPEMAQYICIVHPNTMVGDIEVQSGGGSGNMTGSM, from the coding sequence ATGACAGAGAACACATCCCGTCGGCGCTTTCTGAAAGCGGCGGCAGCGACAGGCGCATTGGCCGGTCTGAACGCGACGGTCCTCGCACAGGGCCAGAACGAGGAGGTAATCCTGCTCGGCGGATACACCCAAGGGTGGCAGGGCTACCGTCTCCCGGGCGGAGCGAGCGCGTCGGGAACGGCGAACCCGACGCTGACGCTGCAGGAGGGGACGACCTACACCCTGATGTGGCAGAACGGCGACGGCGTAGGCCACAACTTCGCCATTCAGGACTCGCAGGGGAACAACCTCCAAGTCCTCGAACCGCTCACCGTTCAGGCGGACACGTTCTCCCAGATTAACCAGACGTCCGAGGACCAGAACGTCACGCTCGACATCACGGGCGGGAACGTGACCGGCGTGAGTAACGGCACCGGCGGAAACATGACCGGCGGAAACGCGACCGGCGGTCAGCAGACGACCCAGTCGCTGGTGGCCAAGACCCAGATTCTCTCGGAGGAGGGCGCGGTGCAGGCGGTTCGCTTCACCGCCACCCCGGAGATGGCCCAGTACATCTGCATCGTCCACCCGAACACGATGGTCGGCGACATAGAGGTCCAGAGCGGTGGCGGAAGCGGCAACATGACGGGTTCGATGTAA
- the aroC gene encoding chorismate synthase, which yields MNGNSFGRLFQVTTFGESHGEAMGVTVSGCPAGLELDEDDVQADLDRRKPGQSMITTSRGEPDHVSIKSGLQDGYTTGTPIGMVIDNKDARSEKYEPFVTAPRPSHGDFTYSAKFGTRNWGGGGRSSARETVNWVAAGAIAKKILASEGIELKAHVNQIGDIEAPEVSFEEMLEHSEENEVRCAHPETAEKMRERIDEYQQEGDSIGGSIYFEARGVPRGLGAPRFDSVEARLGQAMMSVPASTAFEFGLGREAREYTGSERNDEWEFEDPENPEESDPVPVENDHGGLQGGITTGEPIYGEVTLHAPTSIPKSQTTVDWEAGEERDEQVIGRHDPVLPPRGVPVVEAMLALTLVDFMLLGGRINPDRVDDRPGEYDTDYHPSSPRNE from the coding sequence ACCACGTTCGGCGAGAGTCACGGCGAGGCGATGGGCGTCACCGTCTCCGGTTGTCCGGCCGGACTGGAACTCGACGAAGACGACGTGCAGGCCGACCTCGACCGTCGGAAGCCCGGCCAATCGATGATTACCACGAGTCGGGGCGAACCCGACCACGTCTCCATCAAGTCGGGGCTACAGGACGGCTACACCACGGGCACGCCCATCGGGATGGTCATCGACAACAAGGACGCCCGCTCGGAGAAGTACGAACCGTTCGTCACCGCGCCCCGGCCCTCCCACGGCGACTTCACCTACTCCGCGAAGTTCGGCACGCGCAACTGGGGCGGCGGCGGCCGGTCGTCGGCGCGCGAGACGGTCAACTGGGTCGCGGCCGGGGCCATCGCCAAGAAGATTCTCGCCAGCGAGGGAATCGAACTCAAGGCACACGTCAACCAGATCGGCGACATCGAGGCCCCCGAAGTCTCGTTCGAGGAGATGCTCGAACACAGCGAGGAGAACGAGGTCCGGTGCGCCCACCCCGAGACGGCAGAGAAGATGCGCGAGCGCATCGACGAGTACCAGCAGGAGGGCGACTCCATCGGCGGGTCCATCTACTTCGAGGCCCGCGGCGTCCCCCGCGGACTCGGCGCGCCGCGGTTCGACTCCGTCGAGGCCCGACTCGGGCAGGCCATGATGTCCGTCCCGGCGTCCACGGCCTTCGAGTTCGGCCTCGGCCGCGAGGCCCGCGAGTACACCGGGAGCGAGCGCAACGACGAGTGGGAGTTCGAGGACCCCGAGAACCCCGAGGAGAGCGACCCCGTGCCGGTCGAGAACGACCACGGCGGGCTACAGGGCGGCATCACCACGGGCGAACCCATCTACGGCGAGGTGACGCTCCACGCGCCCACCTCGATACCGAAGTCCCAGACCACCGTGGACTGGGAGGCCGGCGAGGAGCGCGACGAGCAGGTCATCGGCCGCCACGACCCGGTCCTCCCGCCCCGGGGCGTCCCGGTCGTGGAGGCGATGCTCGCGCTGACGCTCGTGGACTTCATGCTGTTGGGCGGGCGAATCAACCCCGACCGCGTCGACGACCGACCCGGCGAGTACGACACCGACTACCATCCGAGCAGTCCGAGAAACGAGTGA